A single genomic interval of Helianthus annuus cultivar XRQ/B chromosome 6, HanXRQr2.0-SUNRISE, whole genome shotgun sequence harbors:
- the LOC110864884 gene encoding uncharacterized protein LOC110864884 — MKKPSLFAASMAAASATTAVTASGFNHETPHQDNGASKKKRNGGSSSEKADCCSEKFAPRFDGLRFIETLVTAHR; from the exons ATGAAGAAACCGAGCTTATTTGCAGCTTCCATGGCTGCCGCTTCCGCCACAACCGCCGTAACTGCCTCCGGTTTCAACCACGAAACTCCTCACCAG GATAATGGAGCATCGAAGAAGAAACGTAACGGAGGATCATCGTCGGAGAAGGCGGATTGTTGCTCGGAGAAATTTGCGCCGAGGTTTGATGGGTTGAGGTTTATAGAGACGCTAGTAACTGCTCATCGATGA